The Oscarella lobularis chromosome 4, ooOscLobu1.1, whole genome shotgun sequence nucleotide sequence TGTGTACTAACTTGGTGAGGCTGCCTTGGGGAGCGATGCTGTTTTCTCTAGAATGCTCGTCGAAACCGTTGCGGCAACCTGAAGAGCACCAGCAAAGCCAGcgctttttcattttttattttgatcGACTGTCAAAATGATTCTCTAGTTGGCTCCATTACCTGGGGCCGCTTTCCCCTTCGGATGATGGAACGCGAAGATCGTGAGTTTGGAAAGTTACAAAGTCCATTGCACGTGCAGCATCCACCTAGAAGAAAATACCTTCGACTAGCAGTAGAACGTTTCAATTATTTTAGTTGGGTCACCTCTTCAACAATTTTCTTTGCGTTTGATTTATCCACATCCACTTGTCCCGTTTgcatttttttaatttgctGGCCGGATAAACGTTTCAGAAGCCTTACGGATACAGAATGCTTGATTTACCTGCAGTTGACTAAACAAGTGAGCAATAGGCTCTTCAATTTCCTGCAATTGAAGATAGCAGAGCTTGTGGTAGGACAACTCCGACGTGACGTAGTCCACCTAAGAAACACCGTACTGAAAGTAAACAACACAATCGTCCAATTCCAATTAGCGTACGCATACCATTCTCTCCATAATGTcaactttcttcttttcatgCAAAGCGTTCGTTTCGATGACGCACTGACACGCAGTTCGATGTTGAATACGTCGACATTCGAACAAATTGCTGGCAGTCTTGCattaataaaaaatccgCTTCTCTAGCAAATGCCACCTATTCTAATCAAGTCACCGTACCTCATGGAGAGCAACGTAGTCCTTTCTCTTACACTACATTGATACAGTCAGACTAGGAATCTCCACTACCTCTCCTCATTTCTTACACGAGAAAACTTTTCTGCTGCACTTTCAGCTTTCGAATTGCTCTTCTTATACGCAGCCATCATCTGCTTCACACCGGCTATGTCCTTCtggagagaaagacgtcacgTAGGTGTTTCACGACGACACTTAGAACAAAGTTACCGTGACAAAGTCTTGAAGGGGCTTGATGACTCCAATGCTAGCAGTTGAGACAAATTATATATGTACGTAGAAGCTTCATTTGCGATACTACCTTCTTTGGTCAATAAAACGCTCGCTGTGCTCCTCTAGCTGCTCAAGAGCTCCAGTGAGGGTCGTCAGAGCGTCGCTCTGATAGAGAAGAACAGACTGTGCAGGTATTGGATAattgtcttctttctctctcaccATTTCATTATCCTCAACATCGAGATCGTGGACCACGAACGTCTCCAAGAGAGACAACAGCACTGGTAAGtcatcaatcaatcaatcaatcaatcaatcagtcGACTCCACCCTCCCTCCTTCACCGCGATTGAGAGCCGTGTCGCGACGGGCGAGCGCCTCTTTCTCCCTCAACGTCTCCATGAATTGAATTAGACGCGATTCGAGAGACTCGGTCATCTCCTGAGACATTCGTCGGGCCGCCAATGCAAAATAGCGAGgcgaacaaaaaaaaacagagtAAATACACTGTACCTCGAAAGCAGCGACTCTACTTCGAAAATAGGGACTGTCGCCTTCACAACTCGACAAGGAAATTCCTTTCATATCTTTCAGTACACCCCTCTTTCGTTTGGGAGTCTGGGCGAAAGAAATTGTTGTAGTTTTAGCGTACGCGACGTTCTTCCGAAGGCGTGCCTGTTGTTAAAAATAGACTTTAGTCGTTGGAATGCTGCGGGCAGTCCGATTTCTTTCCGTAGTGAATGGCGGGAGATCCAGTGATTTTCTGCTTGCACTTGTAGCAGAAGCTGGTTTTGCACTGCCAACATCTGATGTGATTATTCTGCATttctttcaaatttcgcTGGTGGCAAGTGGGGCAGCGGCACACGCGAAGAAGTGCGTCCGGATTTCGACCCAGCTCACGTTCAATTCGAACAGCAGCCTAAAAGGAAAGaataaatgaaaatgaaaaatatttaattaacgctTTATTACTAGCATGATACCTCGGGTCTTTGTTGTTCTCTTTGTCTTGGTTGAGCTCGATGCTCAATAGGATAATGATACGGATGAAGGTCAAATAACGAACATCCGCCCTCACTAAAGTGATCATAGTCGCCTGATTTTCCGCACAAGTAGCAAAACCCTCGATGACATATGGAACAGGTCATTTTATTGCACCTTTAAAAAAACAACGCCGTAAGTGAAAAAGAGTAGGCTTTGCTTGTTTCTCTTACCCGGCTATCTTCTGCACGGGTGATCTGCAGCCTGGGCATTTTGTGCTAGACTTCTTTACTGCTTGAAGCGACAGATGTTCATCTCTTTGACGTTTCCTTGCCAGTGCAGAAGCAGGGTCAGttgcttcttcgtcttctttgtctgCTTTGTCGTCAGACGGCTCTTCCTCTTTAGGACAGTCGCCCTTAAAATAAATCAGCCCAATCTTGCCACCTATATGCTCCCGTACATAAGGATACCAGATGCCAGGAATTGCGACAGTTGATGCAGAAGGAAAACAGGCAATAGGCACACTGACCGAGCGTCGATTTAACATCGTCTCGAACGACGGGAAGCTGACATCGTGGACAGTACTCGACGTCTTCCATAACGTCCAGAGATTTCTAATCAAGACGTCAAAAGATTTTCCTCGACACATAAAAGAGTCATGTACCTGAAAAGCGAGTCTTTCCCAGCGTCGAAATTCCTCGTCTCCCAAAACACTTCGAATGATATCAAGGGGCAATCGTTGATTACACTTCGTAAATGGACACCTTTCAAGATTGAAATTGTTTAGACACGTTCCACAAAAACTCTACGGGCATCTCACGTGAGTTTCTGAACCGATCCTTCCGAAACAAACATATTGCAAAAGTCGTGCATGCAACTCCGGCAGACGATATGCCGGCATTCTCGAAgtcgaaagaaatcgtcgcccgCCTTTTCGTCCAAGCAAATGCAGCACGTATGCCAGCCTCGTCGAAAGGCCGCCTCTTCGGCatcaaaattgaaacgaagGAGAGATACGAGCGTTGCTTCGATGTCTCTACACTCGGAGATCGCCCGAGGATCACGATGAGACGAAGCAAAGACGCCTGCAGCTATGATTATCGAGTCAGTAATGCCGAGTGCTTCAGCGGCGCTGTTTTGTAGCCAGTCGACCCACGAGAATATTATCGGTTCGCTCGGCATTGTCGTCCACATGTCGTCCAAGTGACGACACAGAGCCGATAGCTGACTGACGCTAAGCCACAAGGATGAGAGGGTGAAGAGTGGTGGTGACGAGATTGGATAGGAGGCTGGCAAAGTGCATTCAAGACAGATAGGCGGTAAGTGTTCCACGGGGATTGTAGCCACGACTCGATGGCCGGAATCCGAGCGCTGATACGACGGCTGAACGCGAGACGGATTGGCTGAGGCAACGGCCTGAGCTAGAGTGAATATCGATAAcatgaagaagacgtcaacgTACTAGAGTACAGTACTAGACTATACCTTTGCTCTCAAGACTCGACTCGTCTTCTAAGTGCACCCAGGCTTCAAGGGTGATTTGACGTGAAGGCAGCTCGACGTTGATCATTATCTACCCACATTCGAACAATACAGTAATGCTGTTTTAATTATGTGTACAGTATTTTAGGCTGTTTTAGGGCGTATTGTCTAGTCTAGTAGTGGAAACCGAGAGTTCAGGAAATGTCCACTATTTGTCTGCAGCGTTCTTTTAAGAAGCTGTTAGCGTGCACACGCACTAACTCGAATAGTTTTTCGACGGCTTGTTGGATTCGCTTCTTCACTGGCTAGAGGGCTTTCGATCTCGCGGTAGTCACTGCCAAGAATTGCTTCTAGAGCGGTCAACTGTTGAACAGAAAGAGTAAGATGCAAGCTAAGCAAAAGCGCGCACACAATCACCTCATCCTCCTGCTCTGCCAAATTGCTCATTGTTTTCGTCCAGTTGCGTTATACGGGAATTCACGAAGGCATGTCTTCACCTTCGCTCTACGAATCGCTGTCCGCTCATGCCGCCTACTTCCAGCGCATGGTTACCCTTGTTCCACCAGAATGTTATGTCGCCGTTGCGGAAAACGAGAGCAAGTACTGGGtgaacaaaaagaaaaagcgaaaagcaCCAAAACAACTAGCAAAAGAAGCGTCGAAGAAGGCCAAACGACTCAAGCTCGATCCGAATGCACAGAAATCCATAATTGAAAtgcagaaagagaaggaagaggacgaaaagaaggagagcAGCTCGAGCAAACCCAATAGCAGTAGTCTGGCCGAACTGCAGAGACGACTGCAGCAGCGAATAGCCGAAGCACGCacgaagcgaaacgcaaAGCGTGAAACTGTTAAAACGGGTCGCGTGGAGAAAACCAAAGTgaagtcaaagtcaaaggCTAAGAAGGCTGTAGTGAAGTCTGCGCCGTCACGTATTACGCAGTCTCAGCGAAAGGACGGTAATCGGAAAGAAAATCTCGTGTTTAGCAATTTGGACGTGAAAGCGCGAGATCCCGCTGAGCTGGTGAAGGAGGAGGTGAGGAagtcgaggaagaggaacaaGAAGGATCCGAAGAAGCTTTTGGCTGTGGCGGAAAAGCGGCGTAAGGTGTTGGACGAGTTGAGCGCACGTGATGAGGAGAAAGCGGAGAAAAAGGGTCAAGAGGTGATGTGGAAAAAGGCCGAGTCAATGGCCAAGGGCGTTAAGCAGTTGGACGATGTGGGACTCTTGCAAAAGGCAGTGAAACGAAAGGAGAAGCTGAAGGCAAAGTCAGAGAGCGGATGGAAGAAGCGAGTCGAGACGCAGCAACTGCGACAGACGAAGCAACAGGAACTACGAAAGAAACACATAAAGGAGAGGATTGTtcagaaaaggaagagaaaagcgGGGAAGAGACGCTAAGTGCTTGTTTCTATACTATAGAGATAATAAAATTGATCTATATGTACAAGTACCTTTAACTGCTGGCGTCTGATTGTTCTGATTAGCTAATGATGTTGCTATTTGACAGTGTCATGTCTTTTTCACTCGCTGAAAATGAGTTACTCTTGAGACGATACGCCTCCTGCAGAGGACTAAGCCACTCTGACTCGGGATCAGCTGGTTTGTCAGGAATGACTTCTTCTGGGGGAAGAGGTTTCAGCTTGCAAACGAGAATGACGATCAGGAAGCAGAGAAATATGAAGACGGCAACCAATAAAATTACAGCAACAGTCAAATTAGACGCACCTAGAGAAAACACTTTAGAAGTCAAAGCAGGGTATTCGAGCAATGTACTCACTTGACGACTGATCATCAGAAGAAATAGCATCCGAATCAGACGAACTCAACGATTCTAAACAGACACCGCCCCATTATCCCGCCCCCAATGCCATtgtgtacgtatactcaACAATGAACCCCATGGTCCACGGTTGAGTCGTCATACTGTATACACAGCCTAAGGAACGTAAAACTCTAGCTCATGCTTTTAAAGCTGCTGTGTATTCATCGAAAGCTCAACCACACCAAACCGGAAAACTCACTCGCTTTGACTCCTGTGTATAGAGACTGCTCGAAGAGGGTCAAGAGCATCAACCAATAGGTCAAAAGCCAAAACAACGATCCAAAACGCAACATGGAACTTTGCTCCTCTCGATACTTTGACAGCTATAATTCGGTTAATACGGTGGACCACGCCACTCCACGTGCTCTTCAACTCCCACGCCACGTGCTACAGCATGTAGGAGAGAGTCCCGCCCCAATTCTCAtactttagaatcataaagCTTTCTTCTTATATCTGTAAACAGTCCGATATGTCAGAACGCAGAAGACATTATACGTTACTCATCAAAcaagaaataaattaaagtAATTAGTATTTAGCGAACCTTTTCAGCTGTAGGTCAGCCAGAACAGAAAACCGTCTGAAAAAAAGGCTTGATTTAGATGCGTATACAGCACAGAGAAGCCCTTACCGTTCACTTTCCACATTGTGGCGAAGCTCTGAAATGCTGCGGGACAACACTCCTGCAGCGCGAGCAGCAGACGAGCGCTGCTCGCCAACTAGACGCGGACTTCTATCATGTAAAGGACTCCGCTTCTGCAACAATTCAAAGCTTGAATAACTTCTCGTTTGAGCTACTGCTATACTGTATTACTTGTTCGCAAGGCTTCTCGTCTGCTGCTTTCTTTGTTGACAATCCCAATGCAACGACTGAAGATCCAGCGTCGAGCCAATGACTCAGCCGATTTTCGAATCTCAAGAAGCATCGATCAAACAACGACACGGCTCTGCACTTCCAAAAACTTACTCGGCGGAATCTTGCTGTGCTGAATCAAGGCTTCGTCTCAGTttagtcgacgtcgaacgagccGCCCGTAAGCACTCACTTGTAGCTGAGTGAACGGTTAGAGATCCTAGAGGGAAAAGTTCGTCAAAAACCTGCAACTACAGAGTAGACTCCTATTCATTAGCCTTAATAAATGTATTTGCAACGTTAGGAGATTGGTAGGGACTTAGGTGATCTACATTTTAGATACACTGTTCTAATCAAGTCCATGGATTATATTTACAGATTATTCGAATGACTGAGTACTGGCGCACCGTGTGCCGGGATGAGTGAGCGGGGTCAGCAGGGAATTTTTAAGCGTTGGAAGAGGATCTGGAAGCATAGATATCTATGCTGGAAGCATTACCCCCAAGCAAAATTTTATAGAGGCGAGGTTGCCTAGCTTTCGTTTAACAATCAATAGAAAAGGTTTCACTCGCCATTTTTAAGCCTTCGCAGTAGCTAAGGCCAGCCACGCGGCGACGTAATTGGGAAACTGAGTTTTTACTTGTTAAGTCTCGCGGTAAACTGTAAAGGCCAGTTCCTTTGCCTATGAAGTCGAAAGGTTTGAGTAAAAGTCGTCTATATTTGTGGATTGGGCGAAGGGTCTCCCTTTGAGGGAAAAAGCTTAGCGACTCGTCGTTTGATCGCTAGAAGCTCAAAAACGCATTTCTCACGCAAagaactacaaaaaaataaaaaacatcgacacttgacacaaaccccgcggaagacggtgctatggaggtttatccggtgaCAGAGGTGCCCAGGAGCTGGGAGAGAGATGCGAGAACTAGGAAGGCGTGCCAAGTTACCCCTTGTCAAGTTAGTATATTATCAGTCTATGGGTGGGTTAACAAGTACAGGTAACTTGAAGGGCAGACTATTACGGCAAACTAAAACGTGGAACTAGGGGAGGGGTATGTGTGAGACGCAGTTAcactggccaactgttctctcctgtataaattacagtaaaattacaagggactggccaactgttctctcctgtaataaattacagtgaaattacaagagactggccaactgttctctcctgtaataaattacagtaaaattacaagcgactggccaactgttctctcctgtaataaattacagtgaaattacaagggactggccaactgttttttcctgtaataaattacagtgaaattacaagggactggccaactgttctctcctgtaataaattacagtaaaattacaagggactggccaactgttctctcctgtaataaattacattaGTATGGGTCGGCAATGAGTGAGGGTCGTGGCCGACCCGACCCATGCCGGCCCATGTGGGCTTCTGGGGATGGGAACGTTTCTCCGGGCGCTAAAACTTTCAAACGATACTGTTTTGTATCTCCCCCTATTACGTTGATGAAAAGATTCGGTGGgcctttctctttgcctAGGTAGACGAATACTATTTGTTGCGTTGATCTGCTCCGAGCTGTATTGCCTATAGAAATGAATAACGAATCAGTGCGAGCTTTCATTCCGACGTACCCCAATAAAACAGCTAAATCTCTCGGGACTGATTTCCACATCTCGAGCAAACGGTCTTCTTTTAAAGCAGATGATAGATAATATATGTAGCCAGATTTTCTATCATCGAGATAGGACGGCACGCCAAATTGATCAGAATAGAGTTGAAGCCCGCTCAAAGATGATATCTTGGAGTTGACAATGACTTGGAAAATCTTGGCCCACGGTAGGTGAGAAGACGACATCGTTGTCTCGAGCAATTGACTAACTCTGTCAAAGACATTCCTTAGAGATACCCCTCGTCATTGCGAAACCAACCGAACGAAGCAATATACAGAATTTTTCAAGCCAAGTTCCTGTATAAAATGGAGACATTGATCTTTAACGTTGTCTCCTCCTAAAAAATGCGTCAATCCCAAGACAAATCTCATCTCTCTTGTTACCCATTGACGTCGGTAGCCAGTTTTGAATCGTGAGTGACCTTATCGCGTCTTGAACGACTTGCAGTCGCTCAGAAGAATTCCAATTCGTGGGAGGAAGATCTGAAAATGCAGATTATCTAAAACTTAATCAAGAAGCGCATTCTACTTGAATCTTGCTCGGCTACTTCTTCTGGCGGCCACGAGTAACGAGCCAAATGACGGCCCCCCGCCAGGTTGGCCAAATGCTCAAGCGTTTCGTTGTAGATTGAAATGATCAACCCAACATCCTAACACGATGGTGCATACGTAGACGTTTGGGTTCTCCTATCGGTTGTTTCTAACTTTGAGCTCCAAATGACCGCCGTGACTAAATAAGGGCTGGATGAATAAACGGAAAAGGCCAGCCTCGACAAAATCTCGCAAATCTTCACAGGTGAGTTCAAAAGGTTTCGCGGACAGGGCGACAAAACTCTCTAGAGATTCGTGAAACTGAAGCACAGAAAATGAAGATAAAAAACATAGTAGGCATATGTACTATCAAGACGTACTTCTTCACTGTGACCAACGTTACAGCCAAAATTCAAGTAGCGAAACGACGTGATTAGCTCAGAGGAGAGTAAATCTGATATAGATAAACCTAAAGTAATAATTATAGCAAAAAGAGAACGTAAATCGGCAAACTAATCTACATTTTGCCAGCGTCGTCCCGCTGATCTGAACGTGATTGGAAAGATTTAGAACAAAAAGGGAGCGAGCAGGCAGACTGCGTTTCGTGGCTGTGAGAATTTGCTTCAAGCGTTCTCCTTCGCGACTCAATTCAAACTACCAAAAAGAAACAGTAGAACATACTCCGTGCGAGTTTGATATCTGGCCTTGCCTCGATATCAAGGTCCAAACTGAAGggaccgacgacgaatagaAAAGCCACGGTACCCGATAGAAGCTTCTGATTCACGTGTAAGGGTGCAGACAAGTCTCCTTTTAAGCCCTATTAGACCAAAGactatttttttaaaaatcttCTGTGACTTTTATATAACCATTATAATTGCCGTGGAGTTCTTGTAAGCAGTGACGTGATGGCAAGTTTCAATCTAGCAAGCCATGGTGCGTATCAAAACGATTGTAGTCGAGTTCAACGCATCTCTTCCCTCTACCTTTGATGTACCGCAGACAAAATAGTTTCCTCCAAAGAACTTTGACAGTATCCAACTGAATGCGTCCTGGGGCAAGGCGGCGGGAAGTGAAACGCACATCTTCCAATAGATCCGACTGCTTGAAGAAGCCCACTTCGTTTGCACTTGCCGATGAACGGCCGCAGCAAAATCATAGGGATGCCACAAAAGTTCCCtgtagaagaagaacgacgataAAGATCAATATGAACTAACCGTTTTCCCTGCCTACTTTACTCAAAATACCAACGATACGTTATTCCTCTTACCTAGCTTGATGTGccctttttccttcacgtTCGAGCGCTTCTCCAATGTCGTACCCACTGACAAGATCGCTATAAACCCGAGCGTTCACCTCGAATCAATTGGTCAAAGATCTCTTCTAACCTCATTTTTGCCCGTTTACCGGGCGAGGATGACAGAGAATGACTCGGTCTCAATCGAGAGGCGCGAATCTCTGGCGAAATAAGAGACGGACCGACAGGAAAACGATAGAGCCTCTCTCTCAACTGCTGCCTAGCCTGCAATAGCCTCCGCCAgctaagagagagagagagattttGAGTACGCAAGCTTTTGGCAATTTCAGCTGCGATTTCTCAGCTTTCAGACTGACTGATTGAAATAGCGAGCACGCCTCATTTCGACTGATCGTTGACTAAGACGATTGAGACATTCTCTTCGCAGTGATCGTTCTTCATTTATTGACTCATGGCTGACTGACATTGCCATGATGTGAACGCACGAGTCAATGACCGTGTCGCTGACTTCCTCGCCCACTTTGCGTACAGTCAAGGCGTCCAAGTGAGAATTGAGAGCTTCTCTAAAGATCGGTATCGTTTCCAAGCAAAGGTGGTGGCACTTCGTCTCGGCCGACTGACCTCAATACGTCTTTTGCAATTTGCTGAGTAAGAGATGCAATTGTTGAATTGACCATCTGATTGGCTTCGTGGCAAATCGCTTGTCCTATAGCCAACATCTGATCTCTGATAAAAAACCGTGAGAGCCGTCTTAATTAAACTGAAACTCTAAATCATCGTGCCTTTTCTGCTGTTCCACTGTAATCGTTTCACGTGCAGCTTCACCGCACAGTTTCACAACGACGTCTCCCAAAATTGCTTCCCAAAGCGAATTAGCGACATTTTTCAAGACGCCAACcttaaaaaaaagacgaaaaacgtcgttaCACGAAATAGCCAAAGTTCAAACTTCAATCAAAGTGCGCTATTACTTCGCTGTGAACATCTTCCGCAAGAGCCGTCACTTCTCTGTGCACCGTCTCAACCAATATGTTCTCTGCCGTCTCAAGCAAAATCT carries:
- the LOC136186302 gene encoding germinal-center associated nuclear protein-like translates to MFPFAPQRGRGTGSARGIAQRRASHGAPGSIRRGLGRARGSFRGGPKLPLRSPTRPNPFLAKNLGFPSGGTPSVTSNNLTLHVKGIPRELPGKALVEHFAKFGKIDKIERNLSKLYATVTYANHESAVKAKGLGKCIKHDQDEFLVHMFWHAGSSKSTTPSSLGKESSSSTTAATTAAPTTTTTPLTSSSARPHGLQQPNVSTIARSSLPSATVAVNPFKRQNPLGSPKRLIAKRPTQSIVSPDRISEDVEQRSEANFHAATTNSASQISTASIESAAAAASSSSSEMQRDEPTAENDSMKTFDSGGVGGVGLRSRTKPLVASYSAAERYEELKKRDNQMRQAVVKDTSIQSAQAVVGSCPDMCPEKERYERESQRKYSYFELSFGSEGERYFDHRKAVKEYSRSSADKEEPLPHEIRPPSVLNLTMNYLVTQIMDQSKGRWSEWFDFVWNRTRAIRKDLTQQHICSVDAVDLTEKATRFHVFSAHCLCEEDLRSFDPKINNENLTKCLQSLKQYYADLNDLQNVRCSSEAEFRAYSILLQLDQGDVLREVLTLSPAVRQSTAVKFALAVHSAYSSNNYVRFFRLVRRATYLNACILHRYFQQIRASALKTIVRGHSIPKGETRFPLQELVKLLAFEDENDAANFCVHYGLDAEDGSVIFTRNQLTSPTEAFPIQRAEQLIESKRTCSIGEVVYGGSLPAFGLHEPHSSFGSSKPTTIYVPEVKAEPQEEKIVTKEILLETAENILVETVHREVTALAEDVHSEVGVLKNVANSLWEAILGDVVVKLCGEAARETITVEQQKRDQMLAIGQAICHEANQMVNSTIASLTQQIAKDVLREALNSHLDALTVRKVGEEVSDTVIDSCVHIMAMSVSHESINEERSLRRECLNRLSQRSVEMRRARYFNHWRRLLQARQQLRERLYRFPVGPSLISPEIRASRLRPSHSLSSSPGKRAKMSDLVSGYDIGEALEREGKRAHQARELLWHPYDFAAAVHRQVQTKWASSSSRIYWKMCVSLPAALPQDAFSWILSKFFGGNYFVCGTSKIETCHHVTAYKNSTAIIMGLKGDLSAPLHVNQKLLSGTVAFLFVVGPFSLDLDIEFELSREGERLKQILTATKRSLPARSLFVLNLSNHVQISGTTLAKCLSISDLLSSELITSFRYLNFGCNVGHSEEFHESLESFVALSAKPFELTCEDLRDFVEAGLFRLFIQPLFSHGGHLELKDVGLIISIYNETLEHLANLAGGRHLARYSWPPEEVAEQDSNLPPTNWNSSERLQVVQDAIRSLTIQNWLPTSMGGDNVKDQCLHFIQELGLKNSVYCFVRVSQLLETTMSSSHLPWAKIFQVIVNSKISSLSGLQLYSDQFGVPSYLDDRKSGYIYYLSSALKEDRLLEMWKSVPRDLAVLLGQYSSEQINATNSIRLPRQRERPTESFHQRSLTVHSATSECLRAARSTSTKLRRSLDSAQQDSAEFENRLSHWLDAGSSVVALGLSTKKAADEKPCEQKRSPLHDRSPRLVGEQRSSAARAAGVLSRSISELRHNVESERRFSVLADLQLKRYKKKAL
- the LOC136186300 gene encoding E3 ubiquitin-protein ligase RNF14-like, which translates into the protein MSNLAEQEDELTALEAILGSDYREIESPLASEEANPTSRRKTIRIMINVELPSRQITLEAWVHLEDESSLESKAQAVASANPSRVQPSYQRSDSGHRVVATIPVEHLPPICLECTLPASYPISSPPLFTLSSLWLSVSQLSALCRHLDDMWTTMPSEPIIFSWVDWLQNSAAEALGITDSIIIAAGVFASSHRDPRAISECRDIEATLVSLLRFNFDAEEAAFRRGWHTCCICLDEKAGDDFFRLRECRHIVCRSCMHDFCNMFVSEGSVQKLTCPFTKCNQRLPLDIIRSVLGDEEFRRWERLAFQKSLDVMEDVEYCPRCQLPVVRDDVKSTLGQCAYCLFSFCINCRNSWHLGDCPKEEEPSDDKADKEDEEATDPASALARKRQRDEHLSLQAVKKSSTKCPGCRSPVQKIAGCNKMTCSICHRGFCYLCGKSGDYDHFSEGGCSLFDLHPYHYPIEHRAQPRQREQQRPEAAVRIERELGRNPDALLRVCRCPTCHQRNLKEMQNNHIRCWQCKTSFCYKCKQKITGSPAIHYGKKSDCPQHSND
- the LOC136186307 gene encoding surfeit locus protein 6 homolog, with translation MSSPSLYESLSAHAAYFQRMVTLVPPECYVAVAENESKYWVNKKKKRKAPKQLAKEASKKAKRLKLDPNAQKSIIEMQKEKEEDEKKESSSSKPNSSSLAELQRRLQQRIAEARTKRNAKRETVKTGRVEKTKVKSKSKAKKAVVKSAPSRITQSQRKDGNRKENLVFSNLDVKARDPAELVKEEVRKSRKRNKKDPKKLLAVAEKRRKVLDELSARDEEKAEKKGQEVMWKKAESMAKGVKQLDDVGLLQKAVKRKEKLKAKSESGWKKRVETQQLRQTKQQELRKKHIKERIVQKRKRKAGKRR